One Halobaculum roseum DNA segment encodes these proteins:
- the cofH gene encoding 7,8-didemethyl-8-hydroxy-5-deazariboflavin synthase subunit CofH has product MTRPSAAELDPDDLGFEHVPETDQSFENALAKARDGTRLTVDDAVELLTTGSDAPGIDRERKEAVLEAADRRRAEVVGDEVTFVANLNNNVTTACNTGCLFCNFKDTAHQFEADYDGEHAGFTKTPAESRAAVREAVERGVYEVTSVSGLHPAFALNEEHHEILRGYDDAASAVNYKPPETYATDPGTYVEQMAAMSVDGVHLHSMTPEEAYHARRGTDWDYEAVYRTLADAGLDSAPGTAAEILVDEVREVICPGKIDTRGWIDAMEGAMAAGLDTTATIMYGHVDNEMHRAMHLKRVRDLQDRTGGITEFVPLSFVHERTPLYEHGVVSGGASDAEDELLIAVSRLFLDNVENVQTSWVKYGDEKALKTLSCGANDFMGTILSEEITKRAGGSFGEFRSFDDYVELVTSVGRIPVERSTDYRERRRIDPDDGPPFGPTLGPKSDGTPLLSERERAERGGEAATADD; this is encoded by the coding sequence ATGACGCGACCGTCAGCCGCCGAGCTCGATCCCGACGACCTCGGGTTCGAGCACGTCCCGGAAACCGACCAGTCGTTCGAGAACGCGCTGGCGAAGGCGCGCGACGGGACGCGGCTGACGGTCGACGACGCGGTCGAGCTGCTCACCACCGGCAGCGACGCGCCCGGCATCGACCGCGAGCGCAAGGAGGCGGTGCTGGAGGCGGCCGACCGCCGGCGCGCCGAGGTCGTCGGCGACGAGGTGACGTTCGTCGCGAACCTCAACAACAACGTCACCACCGCCTGCAACACGGGCTGTCTGTTCTGCAACTTCAAGGACACCGCCCATCAGTTCGAGGCCGACTACGACGGCGAGCACGCCGGTTTCACGAAGACGCCGGCTGAGTCGCGCGCGGCGGTCCGCGAGGCCGTCGAGCGCGGCGTCTACGAGGTCACCTCCGTCTCGGGGCTACACCCGGCGTTCGCGCTGAACGAGGAGCACCATGAGATCCTCCGCGGGTACGACGACGCCGCCAGCGCGGTAAACTACAAGCCGCCGGAGACGTACGCGACCGACCCGGGTACCTACGTCGAGCAGATGGCCGCGATGAGCGTCGACGGCGTCCACCTCCACTCGATGACGCCCGAGGAGGCGTATCACGCCCGCCGCGGCACCGACTGGGACTACGAGGCGGTGTACCGAACGCTCGCCGACGCCGGGCTCGATTCGGCGCCCGGGACGGCCGCCGAGATCCTCGTCGACGAGGTGCGCGAGGTGATCTGTCCCGGGAAGATCGACACGCGGGGGTGGATCGACGCGATGGAGGGCGCGATGGCCGCCGGCCTCGACACCACGGCGACGATCATGTACGGCCACGTCGACAACGAGATGCACCGCGCGATGCACCTGAAGCGGGTGCGCGACCTCCAGGACCGCACCGGCGGCATCACGGAGTTCGTCCCCCTCTCGTTCGTCCACGAGCGCACGCCGCTGTACGAGCACGGCGTCGTCTCCGGCGGCGCGAGCGACGCCGAGGACGAGCTGCTGATCGCCGTCTCCCGGCTCTTCCTCGACAACGTCGAGAACGTTCAGACCTCGTGGGTGAAGTACGGCGACGAGAAGGCGCTGAAGACGCTCTCGTGTGGCGCCAACGACTTCATGGGCACCATCCTCTCGGAGGAGATCACCAAGCGCGCCGGGGGCTCGTTCGGCGAGTTCCGCAGCTTCGACGACTACGTCGAGTTGGTCACCTCCGTCGGGCGGATCCCAGTCGAGCGCTCGACGGACTACCGCGAACGGCGTCGGATCGACCCCGACGACGGCCCGCCGTTCGGGCCGACGCTCGGCCCGAAGTCCGACGGAACGCCGCTCCTCAGCGAGCGCGAGCGCGCCGAACGTGGCGGCGAGGCGGCGACGGCCGACGACTGA
- the purQ gene encoding phosphoribosylformylglycinamidine synthase I, with product MTVAVVQFGGSNCDRDAVRALAHLGVDAERVWHEDGLPADADGVVIPGGFSYGDYLRAGAMAARQPIMADVREAAEEGVPVLGVCNGAQIGCEAGLTDGAFTTNRSARFQCEHVHLRVERADTPWTAAYDEGDVIEVPIAHGEGRFEIHEDRLTALENEDRVLFRYCDADGVATDAANPNGSAANVAGVLGARETVAVMMPHPERATLPDVGGTDGQGVLRAFSG from the coding sequence ATGACGGTCGCGGTTGTCCAGTTCGGCGGTTCGAACTGCGACCGCGACGCCGTCCGCGCGCTCGCGCACCTCGGCGTCGACGCCGAACGCGTCTGGCACGAGGACGGCCTCCCCGCCGACGCCGACGGCGTCGTGATCCCGGGCGGCTTCTCCTACGGCGACTACCTCCGCGCCGGGGCGATGGCCGCGCGCCAGCCGATCATGGCCGACGTGCGCGAGGCCGCCGAGGAGGGCGTTCCGGTGCTCGGCGTCTGCAACGGGGCTCAGATCGGCTGTGAGGCCGGCCTCACCGACGGCGCGTTCACGACGAACAGGTCGGCCCGCTTCCAGTGTGAGCACGTCCACCTGCGCGTCGAGCGTGCGGACACGCCGTGGACGGCCGCCTACGACGAGGGCGACGTGATCGAGGTGCCGATCGCCCACGGCGAGGGGCGCTTCGAGATCCACGAGGACCGGTTGACGGCGCTGGAAAACGAGGACCGCGTGCTCTTCCGCTACTGCGACGCCGACGGGGTCGCCACCGACGCGGCGAACCCGAACGGCTCGGCGGCCAACGTCGCTGGGGTGCTCGGCGCTCGCGAGACGGTCGCGGTGATGATGCCACATCCCGAGCGCGCGACGCTCCCCGACGTGGGCGGGACCGACGGGCAGGGCGTGCTCCGCGCGTTTTCGGGGTAG
- a CDS encoding VanZ family protein, translating into MDADTRRLATFAAVTVLVVTSSLVPAPATPDRASPGGAVPLPSGTDKLLHGVGYAAVAYTLGRSLPSGRRRGANGPSTVALVGVVAVATAIGAGVEVAQGGVPGRDPSLLDGVANAVGALVGAAWWRRRDRDSDA; encoded by the coding sequence ATGGACGCCGACACGCGACGCCTCGCCACATTTGCCGCGGTGACGGTCCTCGTCGTTACCTCGTCGCTCGTGCCCGCCCCGGCGACTCCCGACCGAGCGTCCCCGGGCGGGGCGGTCCCGCTGCCCTCCGGGACCGACAAACTGCTGCACGGGGTCGGCTACGCCGCCGTCGCGTACACGCTGGGACGGTCGCTTCCGTCGGGACGCCGGCGCGGCGCGAACGGTCCGTCGACCGTCGCGCTCGTCGGCGTCGTCGCCGTCGCGACGGCGATCGGCGCGGGCGTCGAGGTCGCCCAGGGCGGCGTCCCCGGGCGCGACCCGTCCCTCCTCGACGGCGTCGCCAACGCCGTCGGCGCCCTCGTCGGGGCGGCGTGGTGGCGTCGACGCGACCGCGACAGCGACGCGTAG
- the purS gene encoding phosphoribosylformylglycinamidine synthase subunit PurS codes for MTGYTATVTVRLKHGVLDPEAETTQRALERLGFELEDLRSADRFEIDLEAADADEADERAGEMADRLLANPTIHDYEVAVEERE; via the coding sequence ATGACCGGCTACACCGCCACGGTGACGGTCCGCCTGAAGCACGGCGTGCTCGACCCGGAGGCCGAGACGACACAGCGTGCGCTCGAACGCCTCGGCTTCGAGCTGGAGGACCTGCGCTCGGCCGACCGCTTCGAGATCGACCTGGAGGCCGCCGACGCCGACGAGGCCGACGAGCGCGCCGGCGAGATGGCCGACCGGCTGCTCGCGAACCCGACCATCCACGACTACGAGGTGGCGGTCGAGGAGCGCGAATGA
- a CDS encoding cytochrome b/b6 domain-containing protein: MTQLDHGKFSKMTTTFHTLLALDVFVLFFSGYSLMFNDELWWMVNLMGGATGVSAVHRIAGAGLLALIVFWMLMMVTTDTGRGNFREILPSKGDFDAFIQDVRFLLGSADERHPNARQFAGGTADEIPLLTYIGKGVVFIFAAELTLLTISGLLIWSKTGVMELMATKTAAAAFVTFHGLLGVIMLMGVMFHIFEHGFHPALYPVEVKAFIPRSMIPEEHDDDIEGTGIERLELAPSWNMASTVVGAMTVIGIVSVLLGSLFDEGYPVPREIAIGGGPTDILLTVGINMGVFVLLLGLVLQMYGNLLRVRWQKQLEQEASEPTTATDGGRVESEE, translated from the coding sequence ATGACGCAGCTCGATCACGGGAAGTTCAGCAAGATGACGACCACGTTCCACACGCTGTTGGCGCTGGACGTGTTCGTGCTGTTCTTCTCGGGCTACAGCCTCATGTTCAACGACGAGCTGTGGTGGATGGTGAACCTCATGGGCGGCGCAACCGGCGTCTCGGCGGTCCACCGGATCGCCGGCGCCGGGCTGCTCGCGCTCATCGTCTTCTGGATGCTGATGATGGTCACGACCGACACCGGCCGCGGGAACTTCCGGGAGATCCTCCCGTCGAAGGGCGACTTCGACGCGTTCATCCAGGACGTGCGGTTCCTCCTGGGCAGCGCCGACGAGCGCCACCCGAACGCCCGCCAGTTCGCGGGCGGCACGGCCGACGAGATCCCGCTGCTCACCTACATCGGCAAGGGCGTCGTGTTCATCTTCGCGGCCGAGCTGACGCTGTTGACGATCTCCGGGCTCCTCATCTGGTCGAAGACCGGCGTGATGGAGCTCATGGCGACGAAGACCGCCGCCGCGGCGTTCGTCACGTTCCACGGGCTGCTCGGCGTCATCATGCTGATGGGCGTGATGTTCCACATCTTCGAGCACGGCTTCCACCCGGCGCTGTACCCGGTGGAGGTGAAGGCGTTCATCCCGCGCTCGATGATCCCCGAGGAGCACGACGACGACATCGAGGGAACCGGCATCGAGCGGCTCGAGCTGGCGCCCTCGTGGAACATGGCGTCGACGGTCGTCGGCGCGATGACGGTGATCGGCATCGTGTCGGTGTTGCTCGGGAGCCTCTTCGACGAGGGGTATCCCGTGCCACGGGAGATCGCGATCGGCGGCGGGCCGACCGACATCCTGCTGACCGTCGGCATCAACATGGGCGTGTTCGTGCTGCTGCTCGGGCTCGTCCTGCAGATGTACGGGAACCTGCTGCGCGTTCGCTGGCAGAAGCAGCTGGAGCAGGAGGCGTCGGAGCCGACGACCGCCACCGACGGCGGGCGCGTCGAGTCCGAGGAGTAA
- a CDS encoding 4Fe-4S dicluster domain-containing protein: MATNETSEQVMSQGVMSTGDDARIFPDVEACIDCGGCVVACKRTWDVPRDEQRISISTMLEGQPAEPMERYNTNSGGALGQEGASPGETAIPMQCYHCEEAPCVSVCPTDSLIKKDNGFVDVRDNLCVGCQYCLSACPFGAPQFPGSDEGAARLFGGGGTMDKCTMCEERQDVGKGPACAEECATDALLVGDAEEISNELDRRGSDSFFNGVAMEIIFGEDADEFEGSNA; encoded by the coding sequence ATGGCAACTAACGAAACCAGCGAGCAGGTGATGAGTCAGGGGGTGATGAGCACCGGCGACGATGCTCGGATCTTCCCTGATGTCGAAGCCTGCATCGACTGCGGCGGGTGCGTCGTCGCGTGCAAGCGGACGTGGGACGTGCCCAGGGACGAACAGCGAATCAGCATCTCGACGATGCTGGAGGGTCAGCCGGCGGAGCCGATGGAGCGGTACAACACCAACAGCGGCGGCGCGCTCGGACAGGAGGGCGCCTCGCCCGGCGAGACGGCGATCCCGATGCAGTGTTATCACTGCGAGGAGGCGCCGTGCGTGTCGGTGTGCCCGACGGACTCGCTGATCAAGAAGGACAACGGGTTCGTCGACGTTCGCGACAACCTCTGTGTCGGCTGCCAGTACTGCCTGTCGGCGTGCCCGTTCGGCGCGCCGCAGTTCCCCGGCTCCGACGAGGGCGCCGCGCGGCTGTTCGGCGGCGGCGGCACGATGGACAAGTGTACGATGTGCGAGGAGCGCCAGGACGTCGGCAAGGGACCCGCCTGCGCCGAGGAGTGCGCGACCGACGCGCTGCTCGTGGGCGACGCCGAGGAGATCTCGAACGAGCTCGACCGGCGCGGCTCCGACTCGTTCTTCAACGGCGTCGCCATGGAGATCATCTTCGGCGAGGACGCCGACGAATTCGAGGGGAGTAACGCATGA
- a CDS encoding formyltetrahydrofolate deformylase, translating to MAAADRPNPRRWDTEIVVVGDDATGLVARVTSLLFERGCNIEDLDQDVRDGVFRMRLHADTDGMVCKPATLEEDLTDLGDELGVDIRVRRADDGAARKAALLVTKEEHAPRAVLEACADGTLDAEVPVMIGNHSTLSPLADEYEVPFVDVGDAGGSHDERELLRVLDEYDVDCLVLARFMRILSPEIVFRYEGRIINVHPSLLPAYPGAEAYRQAVEGGARVHGATAHYVTTDLDQGPIIAQRAFPVTPDDRPEDLKEQGQPLEAEALVAGLQAHLDDAIVVRRGRTHFREGVDPDAYELGGVAAGAD from the coding sequence ATGGCCGCGGCCGACCGTCCGAATCCGAGGCGCTGGGACACCGAAATCGTCGTCGTCGGGGACGACGCGACCGGACTGGTCGCCCGTGTCACCTCGCTGTTGTTCGAGCGGGGATGCAACATCGAGGACCTCGACCAGGACGTGCGCGACGGCGTGTTCCGGATGCGCCTGCACGCCGACACCGACGGGATGGTGTGCAAGCCGGCGACGCTGGAGGAGGACCTCACCGACCTGGGCGACGAACTCGGCGTCGACATCCGGGTGCGCCGCGCCGACGACGGCGCGGCCCGGAAGGCGGCGCTGCTGGTCACGAAAGAGGAGCACGCCCCGCGCGCCGTGCTGGAGGCGTGTGCCGACGGCACCCTCGACGCGGAGGTGCCGGTGATGATCGGCAACCACAGCACCCTCTCGCCGCTGGCCGACGAGTACGAGGTGCCGTTCGTCGACGTGGGCGACGCCGGCGGCTCCCACGACGAGCGCGAGCTGCTGCGCGTGCTCGACGAGTACGACGTGGACTGTCTGGTGCTCGCGCGGTTCATGCGCATCCTCTCGCCGGAGATCGTCTTCCGCTACGAGGGGCGCATCATCAACGTCCACCCCTCGTTGCTGCCGGCGTACCCCGGCGCCGAGGCGTACCGCCAGGCGGTCGAGGGCGGCGCGCGCGTCCACGGCGCCACCGCCCACTACGTGACGACCGATCTCGACCAGGGGCCGATCATCGCCCAGCGGGCGTTCCCGGTCACCCCCGACGACCGCCCCGAGGACCTGAAGGAACAGGGGCAACCCCTGGAGGCGGAGGCGCTCGTCGCCGGTCTGCAGGCGCACCTCGACGACGCGATCGTCGTGCGCCGCGGGCGCACGCACTTCCGCGAGGGCGTCGACCCGGACGCGTACGAGCTGGGCGGGGTCGCGGCGGGAGCTGACTGA
- a CDS encoding archaeosine biosynthesis radical SAM protein RaSEA, with protein MSQPSPEVYERDRGMDAHNAVMRDIRSERDETYDPHEPTRVWLDEDNTPDGVKTSLTIILNTGGCRWARAGGCTMCGYVAESVEGGSVPHEALMDQIDVCLDHEAENADEPADLIKIYTSGSFLDEREVPAESRRAVAETFADRERMVVESLPDFVSAEKLSEFTDRGLETDVAVGLETATDRVRHDCVNKYFAFADFEDACAEAAEADAGVKAYLLMKPPFLAESEALEDMVSSVERCAAVDNCHTVSMNPCNVQRYTMVDELHFRGGYRPPWLWSVAAVLDRTVDADAIVVSDPVGAGSDRGPHNCGECDDRVQTAIKDFDLRQDPSVFDQVSCECERTWDLVLEEEASYAQPLAR; from the coding sequence ATGAGCCAGCCGAGCCCCGAGGTCTACGAACGCGACCGCGGGATGGACGCCCACAACGCGGTCATGCGCGACATCCGGTCCGAGCGCGACGAGACGTACGATCCCCACGAGCCCACCCGCGTGTGGCTCGACGAGGACAACACCCCCGACGGCGTGAAGACGAGCCTCACGATCATCCTCAACACCGGCGGCTGTCGGTGGGCCCGCGCGGGCGGCTGCACGATGTGCGGCTACGTCGCCGAGTCCGTCGAGGGCGGCAGCGTCCCCCACGAGGCGCTCATGGACCAGATCGACGTGTGTCTCGACCACGAGGCCGAGAACGCCGACGAGCCCGCCGACCTGATCAAGATCTACACCTCCGGCTCCTTCCTCGACGAGCGCGAGGTGCCCGCCGAGAGCCGCCGGGCCGTCGCCGAGACGTTCGCCGACCGCGAGCGCATGGTCGTCGAGTCGCTGCCCGACTTCGTCTCCGCGGAGAAGCTCTCGGAGTTCACCGACCGCGGCCTCGAAACCGACGTGGCGGTCGGGCTCGAAACCGCCACCGACCGCGTCCGCCACGACTGCGTGAACAAGTACTTCGCCTTCGCCGACTTCGAGGACGCCTGCGCGGAGGCCGCCGAGGCCGACGCGGGCGTGAAGGCGTACCTCCTCATGAAGCCGCCGTTCCTCGCGGAGTCGGAGGCGCTCGAAGATATGGTCTCGTCGGTCGAGCGCTGTGCGGCGGTCGACAACTGCCACACCGTCTCGATGAACCCCTGTAACGTGCAGCGGTACACGATGGTCGACGAGCTCCACTTCCGCGGGGGCTACCGCCCGCCGTGGCTCTGGTCGGTCGCGGCGGTGCTGGATCGCACCGTCGACGCCGACGCCATCGTCGTCTCGGACCCGGTCGGCGCCGGCTCCGACCGCGGCCCGCACAACTGCGGCGAGTGCGACGACCGCGTCCAGACCGCGATCAAGGACTTCGACCTCCGACAGGACCCGTCGGTGTTCGATCAGGTGTCCTGCGAGTGCGAGCGGACCTGGGACCTGGTTCTGGAAGAGGAGGCGAGCTACGCCCAGCCGCTGGCGCGGTGA
- a CDS encoding FAD-binding oxidoreductase, giving the protein MTRERTADGPPDPPRHDVGFLADLDLDGEVSRGDSDRDEHATDYATDDADAVRPDAVVYPESTADVSVVIAAADERGVPVTAYAAGTGLEDAAVPAHAGISLDTTRMDAIREIRPDDLQVDVGPGAVGADVDEAVARHGLFFPPLPSSGDISTVGGMIATDASGMRTVKYGEVADWVLELEVVLADGSVTTVGSKAAKSSSGYNLKELIVGSEGTLGIVTRATLELAGRPEQVRGGRATFPTLDDAAAAISDAVTAGVDVAKIELFDAETAMLANDYSDADLPERPMVFVEFHANHGIDEEIDFCRAVFEAHDVAAFEMAGGERMEELWRARKDITYAAEAYDPDREMGQPGDVTVPIGSYPEMIREVKDVADEYDLFVPCFGHAGDGNLHYFVLRDPDDPDELARAEAAYGELVERALELGGTATGEHGIGAGKRTYLEREHGADAVGAMLAIKEALDPNGTLNPGKIVPEE; this is encoded by the coding sequence ATGACACGCGAGAGGACGGCGGACGGACCGCCGGACCCGCCGCGACACGACGTGGGCTTCCTCGCGGATCTGGACCTCGACGGCGAGGTGAGCCGCGGCGACTCCGACCGCGACGAGCACGCGACCGACTACGCCACCGACGACGCCGACGCGGTGCGTCCGGACGCGGTCGTGTACCCCGAGTCGACCGCGGACGTGTCGGTCGTCATCGCCGCCGCCGACGAGCGCGGCGTTCCCGTGACCGCCTACGCCGCCGGAACCGGGCTGGAGGACGCCGCGGTCCCGGCACACGCGGGGATCAGCCTCGACACGACCCGCATGGACGCGATCCGCGAGATCCGGCCCGACGACCTCCAGGTCGACGTGGGGCCGGGCGCCGTCGGCGCCGACGTGGACGAGGCGGTCGCGAGACACGGCCTCTTCTTCCCGCCGCTGCCCTCCTCGGGCGACATCTCCACCGTCGGCGGGATGATCGCGACCGACGCCTCCGGCATGCGGACGGTGAAGTACGGCGAGGTGGCCGACTGGGTGCTCGAACTGGAGGTCGTGCTGGCGGACGGCTCCGTCACGACAGTGGGCTCGAAGGCCGCGAAATCGTCCTCCGGCTACAACCTGAAGGAGCTGATCGTCGGCAGCGAGGGGACCCTCGGGATCGTGACGCGCGCCACCCTGGAGCTGGCGGGTCGCCCCGAGCAAGTCCGCGGCGGCCGCGCCACCTTCCCGACGCTCGACGACGCGGCCGCCGCGATCTCCGACGCCGTCACCGCAGGCGTCGACGTGGCGAAGATCGAGCTGTTCGACGCCGAGACGGCGATGCTCGCCAACGACTACAGCGACGCCGACCTCCCCGAGCGCCCGATGGTGTTCGTGGAGTTCCACGCGAACCACGGGATCGACGAGGAGATCGACTTCTGCCGGGCCGTCTTCGAGGCGCACGACGTGGCGGCGTTCGAGATGGCCGGCGGCGAGCGCATGGAGGAGCTGTGGCGGGCGCGCAAGGACATCACCTACGCCGCGGAGGCGTACGACCCCGACCGAGAGATGGGCCAGCCGGGCGACGTGACCGTCCCCATCGGCTCGTACCCGGAGATGATCCGCGAGGTGAAGGACGTGGCCGACGAGTACGACCTGTTCGTCCCCTGCTTCGGCCACGCGGGCGACGGCAACCTCCACTACTTCGTCCTCCGCGACCCCGACGACCCCGACGAACTCGCCCGCGCGGAGGCCGCCTACGGTGAGTTGGTCGAGCGCGCCCTGGAACTCGGCGGCACCGCCACCGGCGAGCACGGCATCGGCGCGGGCAAGCGGACGTACCTCGAACGGGAGCACGGCGCCGACGCGGTCGGGGCGATGCTGGCGATCAAGGAGGCGCTGGATCCGAACGGGACGCTGAACCCCGGGAAGATCGTGCCCGAGGAGTAG
- a CDS encoding phosphoribosylaminoimidazolesuccinocarboxamide synthase gives MTSVKEFVVEREPTADSLGAGRFAFTDDYSVFDWGKMPDPIPGKGASLCTMGAYNFELLEDAGVPTHYRGVGPDAEPLSALDEPPRELAIDLATVPRLPFVDGAYDYDAFHAEARDAAGYVVPLEIVFRNTVPVGSSLRSRAEPRDVGLDRDEWPAEVVDLPEPVVEFSTKYEEQDRYLDAEEADRIAGTAPLSELESVAREVNALITERAADAGFVHEDGKIECVYADGEVRVADVVGTFDENRFAYDGQEVSKEVVRQHYKGIAPEWVEAVSEAKARADAEGVADWRPLCEVSPPPLDPAVVETIADMYAAGTNAYTGTDWFDAPPVADAVDAVRDL, from the coding sequence ATGACGAGCGTCAAGGAGTTCGTCGTCGAGCGCGAGCCGACCGCCGACAGCCTCGGGGCCGGCCGGTTCGCCTTCACCGACGACTACTCCGTCTTCGACTGGGGGAAGATGCCCGATCCCATCCCCGGCAAGGGGGCGAGCCTCTGCACGATGGGCGCGTACAACTTCGAGCTGCTGGAGGACGCCGGCGTCCCCACGCACTACCGCGGCGTCGGTCCGGACGCCGAGCCGCTGTCGGCGCTCGACGAGCCGCCGCGCGAACTCGCCATCGACCTGGCGACCGTGCCGAGGCTCCCCTTCGTCGACGGCGCGTACGACTACGATGCTTTCCACGCCGAGGCCCGGGACGCCGCCGGCTACGTCGTCCCCCTGGAGATCGTCTTCCGCAACACGGTCCCCGTCGGGTCCAGCCTGCGCTCGCGCGCCGAGCCCCGCGACGTTGGCCTCGACCGCGACGAGTGGCCCGCCGAGGTCGTGGATCTCCCCGAGCCGGTCGTGGAGTTCTCGACGAAGTACGAGGAGCAGGACCGCTACCTCGACGCCGAGGAGGCCGACCGCATCGCCGGGACGGCGCCGCTGTCGGAGCTGGAGTCGGTCGCCCGCGAGGTGAACGCCCTGATCACCGAGCGCGCCGCCGACGCGGGGTTCGTCCACGAGGACGGCAAGATCGAGTGCGTATACGCCGACGGCGAGGTCCGCGTCGCCGACGTGGTCGGCACCTTCGACGAGAACCGCTTCGCCTACGACGGCCAGGAGGTGTCGAAGGAGGTCGTCCGCCAGCACTACAAGGGGATCGCGCCCGAGTGGGTCGAGGCCGTGAGCGAGGCGAAGGCGCGCGCCGACGCCGAGGGCGTCGCCGACTGGCGGCCGCTGTGTGAGGTGTCGCCGCCGCCGCTCGATCCCGCCGTCGTCGAGACGATAGCCGACATGTACGCCGCGGGGACGAACGCCTACACCGGAACCGACTGGTTCGACGCGCCGCCCGTCGCGGACGCGGTCGACGCCGTCCGCGACCTGTAG